Within the Candidatus Thermoplasmatota archaeon genome, the region ATTATATGCTGAGATATGTGAGATCTTCATGTTTTCTGTGTCAAACCCTTTGTATTCAGCATTGTTTTCTGCGTTCTTTATTGTTTTAAGCATGTATTCAGCTGCTTTCCTTGGGAAACTAGCTGGACCAGATGCTTTCTGATGTGATCTTTTACCTTTGTGGTATATGGTTGGTATATTTCGTTTCATAGCAATAACGTCTTCAAGGTATTTTTTTGCTTCTTCCACTTTCATACCTTTTATGGCATGGGCTATGTTTCTAGAGTCTTTTACTGAGCAATGTAGCTCATATCCGTATGCTTTTGCGGTTTTATCTGGGTCCATAGTGGTTGAGTATTTTTTCATATAGCATCACTTCAA harbors:
- a CDS encoding 50S ribosomal protein L22, which codes for MKKYSTTMDPDKTAKAYGYELHCSVKDSRNIAHAIKGMKVEEAKKYLEDVIAMKRNIPTIYHKGKRSHQKASGPASFPRKAAEYMLKTIKNAENNAEYKGFDTENMKISHISAYNGRIIKGMTPRAHGRATDKNETTTNIEIILEEVE